One Micromonospora craniellae genomic region harbors:
- a CDS encoding LacI family DNA-binding transcriptional regulator, producing MVTIGDVARAAGVSRSTASYALSGKRTISAEVRERVNDAVRRLGYTPNAGARALATSQTMVIGLLAQFLEGEFAPAMLQYILGVCDASRELGYDTLLITEADGAHALSRITRSRMVDGIVLLNVAHQDPRLPVLRAAPQPGALVGLPEDCSGVDVFDLDFEKTGRSMVDHLHRLGHREIILISQPELVVQRGGAWVWRLRSAALDQARRRGIVLHAVFGESRQPAVGRSLHAALDAYPDATGLLVDNEAAAAALPMVLHARGIEVPRDMSVVGRYSDEFAQLFSLPYSSVDSAPDRLGRLAVRQLVRRIGAEAETNEPYVLRLVAPEFHDRESSAPPPA from the coding sequence GTGGTCACGATCGGCGACGTCGCCCGGGCGGCCGGGGTGTCCCGTAGCACCGCGTCGTACGCGCTCTCCGGTAAGCGGACGATCTCCGCCGAGGTACGGGAGCGGGTGAACGACGCCGTACGCCGGCTCGGCTACACGCCCAACGCGGGCGCGCGGGCGCTGGCCACCTCGCAGACGATGGTGATCGGCCTGCTCGCGCAGTTCCTGGAGGGCGAGTTCGCCCCGGCCATGTTGCAGTACATCCTGGGCGTCTGCGACGCGAGCCGGGAGTTGGGCTACGACACCCTGCTCATCACCGAGGCCGACGGCGCCCACGCCCTGAGCCGGATCACCCGATCCCGCATGGTCGACGGGATCGTCCTGCTCAACGTCGCCCACCAGGACCCCCGGCTGCCGGTGCTGCGGGCCGCTCCCCAGCCCGGCGCCCTGGTGGGGCTGCCGGAGGACTGCTCCGGTGTCGACGTGTTCGACCTCGATTTCGAAAAGACCGGTCGGTCGATGGTCGACCACCTGCACCGCCTCGGTCACCGGGAGATCATTCTGATCTCCCAGCCGGAACTCGTGGTACAACGCGGCGGCGCGTGGGTCTGGCGCCTGCGGAGCGCCGCGCTGGACCAGGCGCGGCGGCGCGGGATCGTGCTGCACGCCGTCTTCGGTGAGTCACGGCAGCCGGCGGTCGGCCGGTCGCTCCACGCGGCGCTTGACGCGTACCCGGACGCGACCGGGTTGCTCGTCGACAACGAGGCGGCGGCTGCGGCGCTGCCGATGGTGCTGCACGCGCGCGGCATCGAGGTGCCGCGGGACATGTCGGTCGTCGGTCGCTACTCGGACGAGTTCGCGCAACTCTTCTCCCTGCCGTACTCGTCGGTGGACAGTGCCCCCGACCGCCTCGGGCGGCTGGCCGTCCGTCAACTCGTCCGCCGGATCGGCGCCGAGGCGGAAACGAACGAGCCGTACGTGCTGCGGCTCGTCGCCCCCGAATTCCACGACCGGGAAAGCAGCGCACCCCCACCGGCCTAG